The segment TTCGATGGCGCGTGTGTTCAAGTTATCGGCTACGAAACGCCAATGAGCAGCGGGATTGGTACTGACCAGTCCGTCGATGTTTTCGAGAAAATCTTTCTCGGTTCGAGTCTCCCGAATCAACGGCGAGAGGCTTTCACCGGTGGCGCCTTGAAAATCCCCAAACTTACCGAGCGTTCTATGGCGAATGTGTCAATATTCACGACGAGGAAGCAGATCAGCGGCAATTCGCTCACACGCATGGATGCCGGTCCGTTCATCAATCAAGACCGTATGGATCCCCTGCGTTTAAAAACGCTCGATAGTATTGCGGTAAGCCTCGCAGACTCCGAGGACCTGAGCATTCCATGTATCGGGATCATCAATGTTCAAAAACAGCCAGTACTTAGAGCCTATCCGAAAACCCTTTGACCTTGATTGAAAGATGAGCCCTCCTGGAAAATGAGAGTTACCACACTTTCAATCACCAAAGAGGGCTCACCATGGACGGTCAGCAGAGTTTCGATCAATACCGGATGTCAAACGAACGATGGGAACGACTCAAACCATTGCTCCCTCAATATGAACGCAACGCCAAGGGCGGAAGGCCGAGAGCCAGTCTTCGATCGGTTGCCGATGCAATTTTCTACCGAATGCGGACCGGGTGTCAATGGAAAGCAATCCTGACCTCATTGGCACCAGGCAGCACCGCCCATGAATACTTCCAAGAGTGGGTGAGCTTTGGCGTGTTCGATGATTTGTGGCAGTCAGCTCTTGCGGAATACGACGATCGGTTTGGGCTGGATTGGACGTGGCAAAGCGTTGACGGTGCGATGACCAAGGCACTTCTGGGTGGCGAAGCAACGGGAAAAAACCCCACGGATCGAGGCAAACTGGGGACCAAGCGTTCGCTCCCAATCAAGACGAACTCACGATCCCAGCACTGGAGGCGAGAAGCCTTTACGAACAAATAAATATGCTGGATCACTTCAATTCGACTTGAAGAGTGCGGATGGTGCCATCGAACTCAAACGGTCGGCGCTCGTCGTAGGCAGAGGAAACAGGTGAACCAAGATCGATGCCGACGTCGAACGATTCTGTTGCCGAAAAAGCAGCGGGAACCGTACGAGCTAAGCTCACCGACCCCATTTCCGTTCCGTCGACGGAGATCATGACAACGCCAGGCTCTCCAGGACCGTCGATTCTGGTCGAAATGTCGATCACATGATTACCAGCAGGCAATGGCTCCGCTGATTTGAACGAATAATTTTCGATGATCATCATGTTGTATTCATAAATAAGGTGTCCTGCGTCCATGAAAACGGTCAAACCACCACCACTGCCGCCAACAGCATAGAGGACTCCGCTGGCCTCGTCGCCGATTTCGATGTCAATCTTCACGTCAGTGCTTTGCCGACCGACGCCGGGGGCCGCAAACTCGGGCATGCGGCGAGTCGATTGGCCGAATGTCCAATTGGTGTACTTCGTCTTTACGCGATCTTCCGGATGCAATCGCAGCCAGTTGCCAGCGCCGATTGGAAAGCCTTTGTTATCCTGGGCCAATTGCAAGAACTGCTTTTTTAGCTCGGCCAGTTTATCGGTATAGACGTTTGCCAAATCATTCGCTTGCGAAAAATCTTCGCTTAAATCGTAAAGCTCCCACTGGTCACTTCCAGAGTCCCAGTTTTCGATTCGCTTGACCGAGGCTGGTGTGTTCCAAGGAATAAACGGTCCGAACGCACACGCGAGCCATCCGTCTAGGTAGATCGCGCGGCTGCCATTGTTGTCAAAGAACTGTGTTTGCTTTTGCGGCTTCGCATCGCCGTCTGCAAACGTGTACGCGAGGCTGACGCCGTCTATCGGGATCTGATCGATCCCGTTGACCACGTCGGGATGCTTGATGTCGAGTAGTTCATAGATCGTCGGCGCGATGTCAACGACATGGTGGAACTGATTCCGCATTGTCGAGTCAGGTTTGATCTTCTTTGGCCACGAAACCACCATTGGGTTTCGTGTGCCGCCGAAGTACGCGCCCAGCAGTTTGGTCCCCTTGAACGGAGTGCCGCCTGCCCAGGCCCAACCGGCGTGATACATGTTGTCGGTCTTAGATGACCCGAGTGCATCGATGCCGCCGATTTTTTCCAAAGCCGTGATTTGTTGGTCGATCGTGTTAGTGATGTTGTTCTGGGCAAGCAACTCGCTGATCGATCCTCGCTGCCCTTCGCTGCTGCTGCCATTGTCACCGAAGATGTAGAACACCAAAGTGTTTTCGCGCAGGCCGCGCTGTTCCAATGCCTCGATCACACGTCCGACCTGAGTGTCGGTATGTTCCAGAAAGCCCGCAAACAACTCCATCAATCGAATTTGAAACTCTCGCTGGTTTTCAGGAATGTCTACCCATGCTTCCAGCGTTTCGTCACGCTCAGTGAGCTTGGTGCCCGGCGGGATAACCCCCATCTCCAATTGCCGAGCGTAGACACGCTTGCGGTATTCATCCCAACCGTCGTCGAACTTGCCTTTGTACTTGTCAGCCCACTCGGGAAAGATGTGGTGCGGCCCGTGAACGCCGCCGGGTGCCCAGTACATCATGAACGGCTTGTCGGGCGCGAACGCTTGGTGGTTGTCAAGCCAGCCAATCGCTTGATCGGCCATGTCAACGGTCAAGTGGTATTTCGGATCACTTTCCGGCGGCTCGATCGCGTCATAGTTTCGTACCAGCCGCGGTTCCCACTGCGATGTCTCGCCACCAAGAAACCCGTAGAAGTGCTCGAACCCATAGCCGTTGGGCCAACGGTCCTTTGGCCCCATCGCTGTGATCTCCACGGCCGGTGTATTGTGCCATTTACCGAACGCGGAAGTGTGGTATCCGTATTGCTTGAGCACCTCAGCAATCGTCGCGGCTGTCTTGGGAATGATGCCTGTGTAACCGTCAAACGCGACGGCACGCTCCGCAATTGTCCCGCTGCCGATTCGCGTGTGATTACGTCCGGTCAACAGCGAAGCTCGTGTCGGCGAGCAAATCGAACAAGTATGAAACGCGTTGTACCGAATCCCTTCTTTGGCAAGCTTTTCGAACGTCGGAGTCTTGACTTCACCTCCGAATGCTTCCGAGACGCCGTAGCCGACGTCGTCAAGCATCACAATCAAGATGTTTGGTGCGTCGTCCGGCAATCGTTTTGGATCGTCCGGCCACTTCATCGTCGAATCCTGAAGCCGCGGCTTGGTGACACTATCCATCGGCGTCGGCGCGAACGGCAGCACCGAGCCTTCGTTGGGTGCTTGGGCTTGGCAGTTGCATGAAAACAGAATGACGACTGCTGCAAGAAGCGGACGATTCATCAAATGAAAACCTTTATGTACATAGCCGATTCTGGAGTTGCACGAATCATTCTTGTGCTTAACTTTTCAGTGCTCCCGCACGCACAGTCGGCTCTTCTTCTCGCAGCAATGCAAGACGAGCCAGCTTGAAAGTCGATCGTTACGCAGTTATTGCTTCGGAGTGAAGCTACCGCTTTCTTGTCGCACGGGAAAATCTTTGAACGTGTCCATGAAGTTAGCCACCAGGTTCTTGACCGGAACCATCACGTACATGTGGCGGACCAGCCAATCATCGTAGTAAGAGGAATCCTCGGGCGCAACCTCGAATGGATCGGCTCGCAGGTCGATGATCAACGGAGCCTTACGTTCTTCTTGCTTGAAGAACCAGGAACCGATCCCGTCACGCGTCTGAGTCGAGAAATGAAACTTGAACGCTTTGTATCGAAGTGCGCCCAGATTGCCGTCATCGACAAACGCGAAATAGGTTTCGCGAGGACCAACTTCGACTTCCTCTTTCAAGTATGGCAAGAAGTTAAAGCCATCGACGTGAACCTTGTACTCTTTGTCACCAGCCGAGTGACCTTTGAGAAGCTTCTCTTTGATTTCGGGTTCACCTGCCGCGGCTAAGATCGTCGGCAAGCAATCTTCCAGCGAGATGATCTCGTTCGAAACACGGCCGCCTTTGATCGTGCCGGGCCAACGGATCGCAAACGGTACGCGAATGCCGCCTTCCCAAGTCGACGCCTTCTCGCCACGGAACGGGCTGGTGCCACCGTCGGGCCAAGAGAATTTTT is part of the Rubripirellula reticaptiva genome and harbors:
- a CDS encoding sulfatase-like hydrolase/transferase, whose translation is MNRPLLAAVVILFSCNCQAQAPNEGSVLPFAPTPMDSVTKPRLQDSTMKWPDDPKRLPDDAPNILIVMLDDVGYGVSEAFGGEVKTPTFEKLAKEGIRYNAFHTCSICSPTRASLLTGRNHTRIGSGTIAERAVAFDGYTGIIPKTAATIAEVLKQYGYHTSAFGKWHNTPAVEITAMGPKDRWPNGYGFEHFYGFLGGETSQWEPRLVRNYDAIEPPESDPKYHLTVDMADQAIGWLDNHQAFAPDKPFMMYWAPGGVHGPHHIFPEWADKYKGKFDDGWDEYRKRVYARQLEMGVIPPGTKLTERDETLEAWVDIPENQREFQIRLMELFAGFLEHTDTQVGRVIEALEQRGLRENTLVFYIFGDNGSSSEGQRGSISELLAQNNITNTIDQQITALEKIGGIDALGSSKTDNMYHAGWAWAGGTPFKGTKLLGAYFGGTRNPMVVSWPKKIKPDSTMRNQFHHVVDIAPTIYELLDIKHPDVVNGIDQIPIDGVSLAYTFADGDAKPQKQTQFFDNNGSRAIYLDGWLACAFGPFIPWNTPASVKRIENWDSGSDQWELYDLSEDFSQANDLANVYTDKLAELKKQFLQLAQDNKGFPIGAGNWLRLHPEDRVKTKYTNWTFGQSTRRMPEFAAPGVGRQSTDVKIDIEIGDEASGVLYAVGGSGGGLTVFMDAGHLIYEYNMMIIENYSFKSAEPLPAGNHVIDISTRIDGPGEPGVVMISVDGTEMGSVSLARTVPAAFSATESFDVGIDLGSPVSSAYDERRPFEFDGTIRTLQVELK